Proteins from a genomic interval of Niabella soli DSM 19437:
- a CDS encoding ribulose-bisphosphate carboxylase large subunit family protein produces the protein MNLDTGHDASSLREAERIKAVYYIETPYEPEAAAAVLAGEQSSGTFVAVPGETEALKQRFAARVEKVTLLETVQQPAIPGAISKTGVYNRARVEVSWSIENFGYNLPVMLSTLQGNLYEITQFTGLKLMDIELPPSFGAHFKGPEFGVEGCRKLTGVASRPLIGTIIKPSVGLSVTETADLVKTLAAAGIDFIKDDELLSSSANSKFEDRVAGIMKVINKHADKTGKKIMYAFNLSGEMDEMLRRYETIVKHGGTCAMISINSVGLSGVKKICDQRQLAIHAHRNGWGMLTRHPLLGIDFRAYQKIWRLAGVDQLHVNGIQNKFWETDDSVVASINACLTKLFDQQNVLPVVSSGQWGGQAFETWQRTQTQDLLYMAGGGILAHPMGPAAGVTALQQAWSAAVEGSTLQEAAAQYREFGKSAEKFGGK, from the coding sequence ATGAATTTAGATACAGGACACGATGCTTCATCGCTACGGGAAGCAGAACGCATAAAAGCGGTTTATTATATAGAGACGCCTTATGAGCCGGAAGCTGCTGCAGCAGTGCTGGCGGGGGAGCAGTCATCGGGGACTTTCGTGGCAGTGCCGGGAGAAACGGAAGCATTAAAGCAGCGTTTCGCGGCACGGGTGGAAAAAGTGACACTTTTGGAAACAGTGCAGCAGCCGGCTATTCCGGGAGCCATAAGTAAAACGGGTGTCTACAACCGGGCAAGGGTGGAGGTTTCCTGGAGCATTGAAAATTTTGGTTATAATCTGCCCGTAATGCTATCAACCCTGCAGGGGAATTTATACGAGATCACCCAGTTTACGGGGTTAAAGCTGATGGATATTGAATTACCGCCATCATTCGGTGCTCATTTCAAAGGGCCGGAATTTGGTGTGGAAGGATGCCGTAAGCTGACGGGTGTTGCCTCCCGGCCGTTGATCGGAACGATCATCAAACCCTCTGTCGGTTTATCGGTAACAGAAACGGCCGACCTGGTAAAGACCTTGGCGGCGGCCGGTATCGATTTTATAAAGGACGATGAATTATTATCCTCATCGGCCAATTCAAAATTTGAAGACCGGGTGGCCGGAATCATGAAGGTGATTAATAAGCATGCGGATAAAACGGGCAAAAAGATCATGTATGCCTTTAACCTTAGCGGGGAAATGGATGAGATGCTCCGGCGCTATGAAACAATTGTAAAACACGGGGGCACCTGTGCTATGATCAGCATTAACAGTGTGGGCTTAAGCGGGGTTAAAAAGATCTGTGATCAGCGGCAACTGGCTATACATGCGCACCGCAACGGCTGGGGCATGCTTACACGCCATCCTCTACTGGGAATCGATTTCAGGGCTTACCAGAAAATATGGCGTCTGGCAGGTGTTGATCAACTACATGTAAACGGAATTCAGAATAAATTCTGGGAAACGGATGACAGCGTTGTGGCTTCTATTAATGCCTGTTTAACCAAACTATTTGATCAACAAAATGTGCTGCCCGTTGTATCCTCAGGGCAGTGGGGCGGACAGGCTTTTGAAACCTGGCAACGTACACAAACGCAGGATCTGCTCTATATGGCGGGCGGCGGCATACTGGCCCATCCCATGGGACCTGCCGCAGGCGTTACGGCGTTGCAGCAAGCCTGGAGTGCGGCTGTTGAAGGGAGTACACTACAGGAGGCTGCAGCGCAATATAGGGAGTTTGGAAAAAGCGCGGAAAAATTCGGAGGAAAATAG
- a CDS encoding four-carbon acid sugar kinase family protein, giving the protein MQQTGKNKLLAFYGDDFTGATDALECICKAGAKALLFMELPQQLDAERLKDLDVIGIAGKTRSLPVAGMKAILSEAFEKIKAAGVRQVHYKVCSTFDSSPAIGSIGCAMEVGQAVFNTNTIPVLGGAPSLGRYCVFGNLFAGMGTGGNREMYRLDRHPSMSKHPVTPADESDLRLHLSRQLSRTFGLIDILQQDKPVQEWSATPDGDAEVILIDALYGRQLPKIGEWLDTGVPGAIVFSVGGSGVETALGAYWNRTGILQRKEQWPAVAVADPLLVVSGSCSPVTAKQIAYARSCGFNEVIIDAISVCNNGVPSNVFEVINKALASGSSVIVHTGSKAEENVPSEKLGTALGTIVKQVLYHNKLKRVVIAGGDTSSYTARAMEIAAVEMIAPIVTGAPLCRAISSNKYIDGLELNFKGGQVGDEDYFEVLRAGRE; this is encoded by the coding sequence ATGCAACAAACGGGAAAAAATAAATTACTGGCTTTCTATGGCGATGATTTTACCGGTGCTACCGATGCGCTGGAATGTATCTGTAAAGCGGGAGCCAAAGCCCTGCTGTTTATGGAACTGCCGCAGCAGCTCGATGCAGAGCGGCTGAAAGACCTCGATGTGATAGGTATTGCCGGGAAAACAAGGTCGCTACCGGTTGCGGGGATGAAAGCAATCCTGAGCGAAGCATTTGAAAAAATAAAAGCAGCAGGAGTAAGGCAGGTACATTATAAAGTGTGCTCCACATTTGACTCATCTCCGGCTATCGGGAGTATTGGATGTGCAATGGAAGTTGGGCAGGCTGTTTTTAATACGAACACAATACCGGTTTTGGGTGGGGCACCATCATTGGGCAGGTATTGTGTTTTTGGAAATCTTTTTGCTGGAATGGGGACGGGGGGCAACAGGGAAATGTACCGGCTGGATCGGCATCCGTCCATGAGCAAACACCCGGTAACCCCTGCGGACGAAAGCGATTTGCGACTGCACCTCTCCCGGCAATTAAGCAGGACCTTCGGGTTGATCGATATACTACAGCAGGATAAGCCGGTGCAGGAATGGAGTGCTACACCTGACGGGGATGCGGAAGTGATACTGATTGATGCCCTGTATGGGCGACAGTTGCCAAAGATCGGCGAATGGCTGGACACTGGGGTCCCGGGCGCTATCGTATTTTCGGTAGGAGGTTCGGGGGTGGAAACAGCATTGGGCGCTTACTGGAACCGGACGGGGATCTTGCAACGAAAAGAGCAATGGCCCGCCGTTGCTGTAGCGGACCCGCTGCTGGTGGTATCCGGGAGCTGCTCTCCTGTAACGGCGAAGCAAATCGCTTATGCGCGGTCTTGTGGATTTAATGAAGTGATCATCGATGCGATCAGCGTTTGTAATAATGGCGTGCCTTCCAATGTATTCGAAGTAATAAATAAAGCGTTAGCGTCCGGCAGTAGTGTGATCGTGCATACGGGCAGTAAAGCTGAAGAAAATGTACCCTCAGAAAAATTAGGAACGGCATTGGGTACGATCGTAAAACAGGTACTGTATCACAATAAGCTGAAACGCGTGGTGATTGCCGGCGGAGATACCAGCAGCTACACGGCCAGGGCGATGGAAATAGCAGCGGTTGAAATGATCGCCCCAATCGTCACCGGCGCGCCGCTTTGCCGGGCTATTTCATCAAATAAATATATTGATGGCCTCGAATTGAATTTTAAAGGGGGGCAGGTAGGCGATGAAGATTATTTTGAAGTGTTGCGGGCAGGCAGAGAATAA
- a CDS encoding aspartate/glutamate racemase family protein — protein MAASKTLGLIHTSATLVPVFDELCRKHIPDVKVFNIVDDSLIKNTIACGKLTPQTAKRVVGYANAAEEAGADYIMYTCSSIGPAVETAAGLTGVPVLRVDQPMADAAIAAGSRIGVVATLSTTLEPTSDLVRRRAVAAGKEVTILSRLCEGAFEALMKGDAATHDAVVAAALKRLVDEVDVIVLAQASMARVVSGLPDQEKKVPILASPPIAMEYLAKLLG, from the coding sequence ATGGCAGCATCAAAAACATTAGGATTGATCCACACATCGGCCACCCTGGTGCCGGTATTTGATGAACTATGCAGGAAACATATTCCGGACGTTAAGGTTTTTAATATTGTGGATGACAGTCTCATTAAAAATACCATTGCCTGTGGCAAACTGACGCCCCAAACGGCAAAGCGGGTAGTAGGATATGCAAATGCAGCAGAAGAGGCGGGAGCTGACTACATAATGTACACCTGTTCCTCTATTGGCCCGGCGGTGGAAACGGCAGCGGGTTTAACGGGTGTGCCGGTGTTACGGGTAGATCAGCCAATGGCAGATGCTGCAATAGCCGCGGGCAGCCGGATCGGTGTGGTGGCTACCTTGTCAACCACCCTGGAACCCACGTCAGACCTGGTGCGCCGTAGGGCAGTTGCGGCGGGGAAAGAGGTAACGATCCTCTCCCGGTTATGTGAAGGTGCTTTTGAAGCCTTAATGAAGGGAGATGCCGCAACACATGACGCGGTTGTAGCAGCCGCTTTAAAGCGGCTGGTGGATGAGGTAGATGTAATAGTATTGGCACAGGCCTCCATGGCGCGCGTGGTGAGCGGTTTGCCGGATCAGGAAAAGAAAGTGCCCATCCTTGCCAGCCCGCCCATTGCAATGGAGTATTTAGCAAAACTGTTGGGATAA